One window of Ignavibacteriales bacterium genomic DNA carries:
- a CDS encoding PAS domain S-box protein — translation MDQDKIKVLLIEDSLGDIRIISDMIRFSGEERFELNHNIQLNSALERIKNNSYDVILLDLNLPDSKGIETLEKLLTNVTDIPIVILGEVKDGNFELSAIQLGAQDYLIKGYFDDNLLIRSLLYAIERKKVKRKIEETTQLLEAIFDNTNMLLVYLDTNFNFVNVNRGFAEVNGKEKSFFIGKNYFDLIKTDGLAEIFKGVLTSGNSYSASSKQFIGDHLTERGITYWDWSLIPLRSPDGKIYGLVLSISDVTENVLAQKKFQEEHDRSQMYLDVAGVIILVVDPTQNVSMINKKGCDILGYKESEIVGKNWFDNFLPPVIKSEVKLVFDKVIKGELGIQEYYENPILIKSGKTRIIEWQNSYIKNEEGKIIATLSSGIDITDRKDIETQLKETNTRLDAIVSTAMDAIISIDSRQRIILFNNSAEKMFKYPVSEVLGNKLEMLLPEDYRKGHTKHIMNFSKTNVTSRQMGSLGTIVGLRANGEVFPIEASISQAEIGKEKIFTIILRDISARFKV, via the coding sequence ATGGATCAGGATAAAATTAAGGTTCTACTAATTGAAGATAGTCTTGGAGACATTCGTATAATTTCCGATATGATTCGGTTTAGCGGAGAAGAAAGATTTGAACTGAACCACAATATTCAACTTAACTCTGCATTAGAAAGGATAAAAAATAATTCATACGATGTAATATTGTTGGATCTGAATTTACCGGACAGCAAAGGAATTGAGACCTTGGAGAAATTATTAACTAATGTAACAGATATACCAATTGTTATTCTTGGTGAAGTTAAAGATGGTAATTTTGAACTTAGCGCTATTCAGCTTGGCGCTCAGGATTATCTTATAAAAGGTTATTTTGATGATAACTTGCTTATTCGCTCTCTGCTTTATGCAATAGAGAGAAAAAAAGTGAAAAGGAAAATTGAGGAAACAACACAATTGTTGGAAGCTATTTTTGATAATACGAATATGCTCCTGGTATACCTGGATACTAATTTTAACTTTGTAAATGTGAATAGAGGATTTGCTGAAGTAAATGGAAAGGAGAAATCATTTTTTATTGGCAAGAATTATTTTGATCTAATAAAAACAGATGGACTGGCAGAAATATTTAAAGGTGTACTAACTTCTGGTAATTCTTATTCAGCAAGTTCAAAACAATTTATTGGTGATCACTTAACTGAAAGAGGAATTACATACTGGGATTGGAGTTTAATCCCTTTACGGAGTCCCGATGGAAAAATATATGGTTTAGTTTTATCAATATCCGATGTAACAGAAAACGTTCTTGCACAAAAGAAATTTCAGGAAGAACATGATAGATCTCAAATGTATCTGGATGTTGCAGGAGTTATAATTTTAGTAGTTGATCCCACCCAGAATGTTTCTATGATCAATAAAAAAGGTTGCGATATTTTAGGTTATAAAGAAAGCGAAATTGTCGGTAAAAACTGGTTTGATAATTTTTTACCGCCTGTAATTAAATCTGAAGTTAAACTTGTTTTCGATAAGGTAATAAAAGGTGAGTTGGGTATACAGGAATATTATGAAAATCCAATTTTAATCAAGTCGGGTAAAACTAGAATTATTGAATGGCAAAATTCATATATCAAAAATGAAGAAGGAAAGATAATTGCAACATTAAGTTCTGGAATTGATATAACAGATAGAAAAGATATCGAAACTCAACTAAAGGAAACCAATACGCGCCTTGATGCAATAGTAAGTACCGCAATGGATGCTATTATTTCTATCGATAGCAGGCAGAGAATAATTTTATTTAATAATTCTGCTGAAAAAATGTTCAAGTACCCAGTATCGGAAGTTTTGGGTAATAAGTTAGAAATGCTTTTGCCTGAAGATTATAGAAAAGGACACACTAAACACATTATGAATTTTAGTAAAACTAATGTTACATCCAGGCAAATGGGCAGCCTGGGAACAATAGTTGGGTTACGTGCAAATGGAGAAGTATTTCCAATCGAAGCCTCCATTTCGCAGGCAGAAATTGGTAAGGAAAAAATTTTCACCATAATCCTCCGCGATATTAGTGCACGATTTAAAGTATAA